The sequence below is a genomic window from Bacillota bacterium.
TGAGTTTAACTTAGACAAGATCGTAGAGATGTACAATGCGGGCGATTTAGCAATCAGGGGGTATCTTGAAAATGTTCTTAATATTCTTGCCAGAGTCATATATAACATTGTTAGGCTCTTTGACCCGGGTCGCATTATTATCGGAGGCATACATCGCGAATTTTGCGAAATTGCCGCAGCCAAATTGAAGGAAAAAACTATGGGAATGTTTGTAAATAAGGAATTAAAACGTTGCGAAATATATGTAAGCAAATATGAAGAAGGCAGCGCAATTATCGGCTGCTTTGAAATGGTGGTTAATCAATGGATAGATAGGATTTAGATGCGAAAAAGTAAAAAAGTAGGAAAAAGCTAAGATATAAAAGCGAAGATAATGAGGAGGGATTAAAAAATTTATGGCAAACAGCAGGGTGAATGGATTAAAGGTTGAAAGCACGTATTATGTACAGGAAAAAATCAAAGCTGCGCGAGAAAATATTGAAAAATACGAATGGGCGAAAGCAATCGGAGATGATGCGGTTGCCTTGGCGGACAAGTGCCTCAAGTGGGGTTATGAAAGATTATGGGAACTTGTGACATGTCAAAGAGTGCCTCGCAGTTCGGTGCATCATTTAAACAAAGGCTGCCCCATTTGCAAGGAAGAAGCTACACGCAAATTCGGTTCGAACATATTCGACGTAAACTGCATTGACGACCCGTGGAAAGTCCGTTGCCTAAATTGCGGTTCCCGTTTTCCATCCAATGACTTTGGCGCTTATTATAAAAGCGGTCTTGACAACAAAGGGAAATTCGTCCCTGAATTGGCGGACCGTTCGCTTTTGAAAAATACGATTTATCCCGATAAGCCCGAAGACTGGTGCGTTGATGACGGTTATGGCTATTGGGAAAATGAGGGCAGCGTCTACCATTTTATTGCATACTACAATCAATGGGGTATATGGATGCCGCAATTTAATACTCAGAGCTCGCATCCAAGCATGATCAACATGCTTAGCATGCTTCGCGACGCGTTTATTTATACGGGAGAAGAAAAATACGCTTCTTTGGGCATTGTATTGCTTGACCGTATCGCCGATGTATATCCCGAACTTGATATAACGCACTATCCCCTCGAAAAAGGGTACCTGAATGGCTGGGGATCGGCTCTCAAAGGCAAGGCAATGGGCTGCATATGGGAGATCAGCCTGTTAAGGGAGTGCCTGTTAGCATACGACGCGTTTGTATCTGTTATGAAACTGGGGAAATGTTGCGAAGCTATGGATTTTATAATAAAAAAGACATGCGATTTTAACTGCCTGAAACCCCGCAGAACCATGGACGATGTAAAAAGACATATTGAAGCGAACATAATTGACCTGGTTTATCCGGCGGTATGTAATTCATATGTCTATGGCAATTCTGGCATGCATCAAAGCGTTCTGGCTCTTGCGGCTGTGGTTGTAGATGACCCTACGAGAACCAAGGAGATGCTGGATTGGATATTTAGGCCTGGCGAAATTGAATTAGAACCGTCTTACCATATGTCGGGCGGCAATATATCCAATATTCTGCTTAACCTTGTAGACAGGGACGGACAGGGGAAAGAAGCTTCATTGGGATATAACTCGTTGTGGCTAAATTCCCTTGTCGAAATAGCCGAAATTCTGGATGGGTATAACGGATTGGCTCATAATAATTTATATTCACATCCGAAGTTTAAGAAGATGTTTTCTCTTTATCCGCATGTTGTGTGTGCGGGTAGATATCATCCAACCTTTGCCGATAACGGTAAAACCGGTAATCCGGATCTCTATAAAGGAAATCTGCCATTTTTGCTCAATGGTTATTATAAATATCGCATTCCCGAACTTGCACAACTGATATATTTGGTTAATGACAACAGTGTAGAAGGTCTGCATTTAAGTATTTTTAAGCAGTATGCGGGGCAAATTGCTGATGATATTCGACAGGTTATAGAGCAATATGGTGAACTGCCGGTAAAAAGCATTAATAAAACCGGTTATGGTCTAGCAATTCTAAAATCCGGAAGAGCTGATTATCATAATGTATACAACGACTCTCAACGAGATGTATGGCTTTATTATGGGAGAAACATTTGGCATGGACATCGCGATACCTTGAATCTGGGAATCCATGCTTTTGGCCTTGATCTTGCCCCGGATTTGGGTTATCCGGAATTTGCCAGAGTTGACTGGCCTAATCGTTCGGAATGGAACAACAATACCATCAGCCACAATACGGTGGTTGTAAACTGTGAGAAACAGGATATGCAATATGTGGGAACTCCGCTGCATTATGAAAATTTTGATGGTTGCAAATTAATAGAAGTATCCGCAAAAGGCGCTTACCGTTGTGTGGATGAATATAAAAGAACAGTTTTTTTAATAGATATGGATGACAAAAATTCATATATTGTGGATTTCTTCAAGGTAAAAGGAGGCAATGATCACCACTATAGTTTCCATGGTCCGGAAGGTGTTGTAAAAGTTCATGGCATTGAATTAATAAAACAAAATACTGGCACTTATGCAGGACCCGATGTTGACTTTGGTGTACGTGCCGATCATTTAGAGGATAATATAGAACATTACAAGGGCAGTGGTTTCCATTATCTCTACAATGTTGAGCGGTGTGAGAAACCGGCTTGCGGGTTTAGTGTTGATTGGGCCGCAGTAGACACATGGGGCGTCTGGGGAGCGGAAAAGCCCGACGTACATTTAAAACTTACCATGCTTACAGAGTTGGATGATGTAGCGTTGGCCGACGGCAAGCCTCCCCAGAACAAACCGGGCAATCCCCACAGTCTAAGATATATGATAGCCCATAGGAAGGGCGAAGAACTGGAAACTCTATTTGCCGCAGTCATTGAACCATATAAAAATAAGAGCTCTATTGTTAATGTGTGTTTGGCAAAAGTTTGCGAGATTGGTTGCGCGTCGGCTAAAGCAAGCAGCTGTACAGCAGTCAAAGTAAGCCTGGCGAACGGCAGAACGGATTATATTATCAATGTGGAAGATTGCGGAAAAACCTACACTAAAACCTATATTATCGATGATAGAATTACATTTAACGGGAAGGCGGCTTTGTTATCCATTGACACGGATAATAACCGGATGATGGGAGCCATGCTTTGCGACGGCACAATTTTAGCAGTCGACGGAAAGCCGATAGTTGAAATGTTGATGCCTAGAATATGCGGGGAGGTAGTGGATTTTACACGAGAGGTAGCCAATGAAAATTATATTAAAGTGCGTCTTGATTGTACTGTTGAACCATCAATCTTGGCCGGCAGGTATGTTTATATTGATAACGGTTCTGACAATAAAGCCTGTTTTACTTTTGAAAAAGAGTTCCCTTTTTCTCCTGACCATCATACCTATGTTACAAACCGTAACGCGGCATATGAAATTATAAAAGCGGAAAAGATAAGCGATAATGACTTTATGCTTTATATTGGCGATGTATCTCTTATTAATGGATATGTGGATTATTTTGACGAAACCAGCGGGTATGCATATAATATTGCTCCGGGAATGAGATTTTATATTTCGTTGAGTGTTAAAAATAATTTTTAGGATGTATTGTTGGAGCATCATTTTAAGACAAGGTGTTCCTTCCACTTGCCGCGTCTTAAGCGCAAATAAAATAAAACCGACCGCACAATCCAATCGGCAAACATGCCAAGCCACACTCCACGTACGCCAAGATTAAGAGGAATGCCAAGCAAATATCCCAGTGTAATCCTAAAAGCCCACATGCTAAAAATGGACACAATCATGGTATACCGTGCGTACCCTGCTCCTTTTAACCCGGCAGGAATGATAAATAAAGTACTCCATGCCAAAGGCATGCATATGGAATTTAACCGCAAGAGGTCGGAAGAAATTTTGATAACCTCATCTATCTGGCTATATAACG
It includes:
- a CDS encoding heparinase II/III family protein is translated as MANSRVNGLKVESTYYVQEKIKAARENIEKYEWAKAIGDDAVALADKCLKWGYERLWELVTCQRVPRSSVHHLNKGCPICKEEATRKFGSNIFDVNCIDDPWKVRCLNCGSRFPSNDFGAYYKSGLDNKGKFVPELADRSLLKNTIYPDKPEDWCVDDGYGYWENEGSVYHFIAYYNQWGIWMPQFNTQSSHPSMINMLSMLRDAFIYTGEEKYASLGIVLLDRIADVYPELDITHYPLEKGYLNGWGSALKGKAMGCIWEISLLRECLLAYDAFVSVMKLGKCCEAMDFIIKKTCDFNCLKPRRTMDDVKRHIEANIIDLVYPAVCNSYVYGNSGMHQSVLALAAVVVDDPTRTKEMLDWIFRPGEIELEPSYHMSGGNISNILLNLVDRDGQGKEASLGYNSLWLNSLVEIAEILDGYNGLAHNNLYSHPKFKKMFSLYPHVVCAGRYHPTFADNGKTGNPDLYKGNLPFLLNGYYKYRIPELAQLIYLVNDNSVEGLHLSIFKQYAGQIADDIRQVIEQYGELPVKSINKTGYGLAILKSGRADYHNVYNDSQRDVWLYYGRNIWHGHRDTLNLGIHAFGLDLAPDLGYPEFARVDWPNRSEWNNNTISHNTVVVNCEKQDMQYVGTPLHYENFDGCKLIEVSAKGAYRCVDEYKRTVFLIDMDDKNSYIVDFFKVKGGNDHHYSFHGPEGVVKVHGIELIKQNTGTYAGPDVDFGVRADHLEDNIEHYKGSGFHYLYNVERCEKPACGFSVDWAAVDTWGVWGAEKPDVHLKLTMLTELDDVALADGKPPQNKPGNPHSLRYMIAHRKGEELETLFAAVIEPYKNKSSIVNVCLAKVCEIGCASAKASSCTAVKVSLANGRTDYIINVEDCGKTYTKTYIIDDRITFNGKAALLSIDTDNNRMMGAMLCDGTILAVDGKPIVEMLMPRICGEVVDFTREVANENYIKVRLDCTVEPSILAGRYVYIDNGSDNKACFTFEKEFPFSPDHHTYVTNRNAAYEIIKAEKISDNDFMLYIGDVSLINGYVDYFDETSGYAYNIAPGMRFYISLSVKNNF